From Candidatus Latescibacter sp., a single genomic window includes:
- a CDS encoding P-II family nitrogen regulator has protein sequence MKYIIAVIQPHKLENVKRELEAVEVHLMTVSSVLGCGRQKGLTEVYRGTKEIGNLLKKIKLEIAVNENFVQPTIDAIIRGARTGTIGDGKIFILDLHECVRIRTEETGGVAIG, from the coding sequence ATGAAGTACATTATAGCAGTTATTCAGCCACATAAACTGGAAAATGTAAAACGTGAGCTGGAAGCGGTGGAGGTCCACCTCATGACAGTTTCCAGCGTGCTCGGCTGTGGCCGTCAGAAGGGTTTGACCGAGGTTTATAGAGGCACTAAGGAGATCGGTAATCTCCTAAAGAAAATCAAGCTTGAGATCGCAGTGAACGAAAATTTCGTCCAGCCCACTATAGATGCCATAATCCGTGGAGCGCGCACAGGAACTATTGGCGACGGCAAAATATTCATTCTCGATCTTCATGAGTGTGTCCGCATAAGAACCGAAGAAACAGGAGGAGTGGCTATAGGATAA
- a CDS encoding ammonium transporter, with amino-acid sequence MINSGDTAFVLIAAAMVLLMTPGLAFFYGGMVRRKNILSTLMQCFIIMCVIGLQWELYGYSLAFGPDAGGGLIGTLDWAGLRSVGTNPNPGYSGTIPQLAFMIFQAMFAIITSALIIGAFAERIKFSGMVIFVLLWATLVYDPIAHWVWSVDGWLRNLGGLDFAGGAVVHISSGFSALVMAILIGKRNGYERVALSPHNLPLTVLGGGLLWFGWFGFNAGSALAANGLAANAFVTTNTAAVAAGLTWVLIDWIMNSTPTVLGAMTGAVAGLATITPACGFVSPMSAIIIGMMAGIFCYLFVMKIKPAAGYDDSLDVFGVHGIGGLTGILATGLFAQVAINGAGANGLFFGNAKLFFIQTLCAVSCITYAVVLTFIIYKIVDKLVGLRVSLNDEIIGLDLTQHKEQAYTILD; translated from the coding sequence ATGATAAACTCTGGTGATACTGCATTCGTCCTTATCGCGGCGGCCATGGTGCTCCTGATGACTCCCGGTCTGGCATTCTTCTATGGAGGAATGGTACGGCGAAAGAATATTCTTTCCACCCTTATGCAGTGCTTTATCATCATGTGCGTCATCGGGCTCCAGTGGGAGCTCTACGGTTACTCTCTTGCATTTGGCCCGGACGCCGGTGGCGGACTCATAGGTACGCTAGACTGGGCGGGGCTCCGCTCGGTCGGGACAAATCCGAACCCCGGCTATTCCGGTACCATACCGCAACTAGCCTTCATGATTTTCCAGGCGATGTTTGCAATTATCACCTCGGCTCTCATAATCGGCGCCTTCGCCGAACGAATTAAATTCTCCGGCATGGTGATCTTCGTTTTGCTCTGGGCGACTCTCGTCTATGACCCCATCGCTCACTGGGTATGGAGTGTTGACGGCTGGCTGCGGAACCTGGGCGGACTCGATTTTGCCGGCGGCGCGGTGGTCCATATAAGCTCAGGTTTCTCGGCTCTCGTGATGGCCATTTTGATTGGGAAACGGAACGGTTATGAACGTGTGGCGCTCTCCCCGCACAATCTGCCCCTGACAGTGCTCGGCGGTGGTCTTTTGTGGTTTGGCTGGTTCGGATTCAACGCAGGCAGCGCCCTTGCCGCAAACGGACTTGCCGCTAATGCCTTCGTTACCACTAACACCGCTGCCGTGGCTGCAGGGCTCACCTGGGTGCTCATCGACTGGATAATGAACAGTACTCCCACTGTGCTTGGAGCGATGACCGGCGCGGTGGCCGGACTTGCCACTATCACCCCTGCCTGCGGGTTTGTTTCGCCGATGTCCGCCATCATCATCGGCATGATGGCGGGCATTTTCTGTTACCTATTCGTCATGAAGATCAAACCTGCCGCCGGGTACGATGATTCTCTCGATGTCTTCGGTGTTCACGGTATCGGCGGTCTCACAGGGATTCTGGCGACTGGCCTTTTCGCCCAGGTGGCCATCAACGGGGCGGGGGCGAACGGTCTCTTTTTCGGCAATGCCAAGCTATTCTTCATTCAGACGCTATGTGCGGTATCCTGTATTACCTATGCAGTCGTACTGACGTTTATCATTTATAAGATTGTAGACAAGCTGGTCGGCTTACGTGTATCGCTGAATGATGAAATAATCGGTCTCGATCTCACCCAGCATAAAGAGCAGGCCTACACTATCCTAGATTGA
- a CDS encoding metalloregulator ArsR/SmtB family transcription factor encodes MDPKIQARYETRARIIKALAHPTRLFIVDELSRGEKCVCELTAMIGADMSTVSKHLSILKNLGIVQDEKRGLQVFYRLKTPCVMNFFDCCELVMKTRKEV; translated from the coding sequence ATGGACCCCAAAATCCAGGCCCGCTATGAAACCCGCGCGAGGATTATCAAAGCGCTCGCGCACCCAACCCGGCTGTTCATTGTGGATGAGCTTTCCCGGGGTGAGAAATGTGTCTGCGAGCTTACCGCAATGATCGGCGCGGACATGTCCACCGTTTCCAAGCACCTGTCGATTCTCAAGAATCTTGGGATTGTGCAGGATGAAAAGAGGGGCTTGCAGGTTTTTTACCGCCTGAAAACACCCTGTGTGATGAATTTCTTTGACTGCTGCGAGCTGGTTATGAAAACACGAAAAGAAGTTTGA
- a CDS encoding thioredoxin family protein, whose translation MKKIQILGTGCPKCKKLTENAEAAANELGIEYELVKVDDINDILNFGVIMTPALAINDEIKVVGIVPSVEEIKRILS comes from the coding sequence TTGAAAAAAATTCAGATTCTCGGCACGGGCTGCCCGAAATGTAAAAAGCTCACAGAAAACGCGGAAGCTGCGGCAAATGAGTTGGGAATCGAGTATGAGTTGGTCAAAGTGGATGATATTAATGATATTCTGAATTTCGGAGTGATAATGACTCCGGCGCTGGCAATTAATGATGAAATAAAAGTGGTGGGAATAGTTCCCTCGGTTGAGGAAATTAAAAGAATTCTTTCATAA